The genomic interval AGTCATATAGTCTCCTTCTGCTGTCCAGCGGCGTGCCGGCAGGCAAGAGACTGTACCTGGTGCATTGCCCGCTTTCTTTATCAAGGCGCATAAAACCTTCCCTGTGAATGCTGACCCACACGTCATTTTCCATATCCACATGCAGCATGCGTATCTCGTGCGTTGGAAAACGTTTGTTGTTTTTATCGACCAGCGGATAATTCCTGAAACGCCCTGTCGCCGGATCATAGGAAGTTACGCCGCCCTGCTGGTATCCAATCCATATCAGCCCGTCCGGCCCTTCGGCCAGCGTAGTGACATAGTTGGAAGAAAGAGAATTGGCATCGCCGGATTTCTTACTGAACATTTTGAAGCGGTATCCGTCAAAACTGCTTAACCCTTCAATCGTGCCAAACCAGAGCATACCTTTTTTATCCTGGATCATACACCGGACATACTTGCTGGCCAGTCCTTCGGATTCGTCATAACCTGTAACAGTGAAAGCCATATCCTGAGCCTCCACAAAATATGAGGAAAAGACAAGAAGACATTGAAAAAGCAAGTAAGTAAAATGTTTTCCGGATAATGGCCACATAGAGGTGCAAGGAACACAGGAGATGTTGAGTAATCATTGTTAGCCTAAATTTCGCAAAAATCCGTACCAATTTTCATTTTTTTTTCGTGAGGTGTAGTCAATTGAAAATGAAGCGGGTGTTAAATGAAATGATCCGTCACTATAGTATTTTTCTTAAAAAACCACCCTAGATATACAGTCGTTCGACTGCATACCCTTCCTTTGGATTTCCCTACACTTCAGTCTGAAATGGCTACACCTGACTTCGTTATATCTTAAAACCAACAAGCATCCTGATACATTTGAAGAAAAAAAATGGAACTGTACATCATCGACGACTTTAAGAACTATTTTGAAAGCCTTGCACACACAGACGGGACAAGGATTGAAACATTTTACGCTGAGGATATACAGTTTCAGGATCCCGTCCGCAAGATCAGCGGATTGGAAAATCTGAGGTTATATCACGATCAATTCAGTAAAAACCTGGTTCAGGGCGGATTCAGGTACACCCAGCAAACGCTGCTGCACGACAAGGCCTACTTGTCCTGGAAGCTTGAGCTGGAATACAAAGTGCCCAAAAAGCGGGTGACCGTTTCAGGGATTACTGTTTTGCTGGTATCGGACAAAATTATCTCGCACCGCGATTATTACGATGCAGGGGCACTTTTTTACGAAAACCTGCCGATTGTCGGACCTGTAATCCGGGCGTTGAAAAGGCAGCTGTCAAGGAATTGCTAAAAAAAACAGGTAGTTCAGATAAATAATAATTAGTCAGGAACACAATTTAAATATCCTATCTATTAGTCATGGAAATTACGCTATTGTTGCATTCAAAATTCATTTTAACTCTTTTGGTTCTGTCAGGTACAATCCTCGCGCCGGTTACAGGTTCGGCGCAGTCCTACAACGTGACCGCTAATGAAAAAGGCGGCGTGATCTACAAGGATTTGGTCAGTAATAGGAATACCGTTTGCCGCATTACCTGTGATTGCGCTGGTCTGGCAGAAGGCAATTATTTAATACAACTATACGATAGCAAAGATTCTGAAGCCAAAATATTTATGGCCGGCCAGGATTCCTGGGAAATACCGATTGCCAAAACAGGATGAACTAAAGGCTGAACCGAATTTTGTGACTATTGAATATATCCGGTACAAATTGATTTTACATAACTATAACTATGATCAATGTTTTCAATACCAGCTAATTCGCCAATTTGTGTTCATTGGCTAAAATGGCCCCGATCTACGGTCAACACAAGGAAAAGTCTTCTGCAACGGATGACAACGGCATTCACTCGCAACGCATTATTTTACATCGAAGTTTGGTTTGCCAAAGGGCGTTGGGTACCGAAAACCAACCTTATCCGAAAAAAAGCATTCCAACGAGCCAGAAACCAACAGGCCTTCACCTGTTTCGCACCAGCACCACTAACCTGAGCCACACATGAAAACCTTGCAACACTAACCTGGTTTCATCCGGCTTTTTAAGCGGTTTGTTAAAATTTTGTTCCCTGTTGTGCCAGTCAAAATAGCCGGGATAGCAAGTATTTAATCTTACAAATTCAATAATTATATTCCAAAACAGAGCCTAAAAGTCTCTATAACTCAAACTCAACGTGATGAAAAAAAATTATTTATGGTTCATTGTACTATTCTTATTCTCACATGTGCTCAAAGCGCAGTCTATTGAACTTGTTAAGGATATTAATACAGCAGGCAGCTATCGTGGCCTGCGGACAAGGGAAGCTGCCACAGCCAACGGACTCTATTTCACATTGGCATATGATGAGATCAATAAGCTGGGCCTGTGGAGAAGCGATGGAACAGCCGCCGGAACCTTTTTGCTGTCATCGCTGCCAGATATCACCGATTACCCTGCCCAAAATCTGACTGCTGCCGGAAAATTTGTTTTTTTTGTATCGCTTTACGACGGGCACTACTGGCTCTTCCGCAGTGACGGCACCAAGGCAGGCACCTACCCTCTTCATCCCGTTTACAGCTCGGTATACAACAAGCTCGATATTTTCGAATACAACGGTGCTGTGTATTTTTCGGCTTATGATGGTACAACTGAAAACCTTTGGAAAACCGATGGCACGGTAGCAGGAACAGTGAAGTTGAAAAGTTTCCCCTCGCAGCCTTTCGGTTCAACCGGGCCTTATGACTTTTATCAGTTTAACGGGCTTATGTATTTTCTGGTCCAGACCGGATCTGGCTCGAATGTAACCTACCAGCTCTGGAAAAGTAACGGTACCAGTGCAGGAACTGTGCCTGGCCCGCTATTTTCCAGCAGTTTTAAGCCGGTTGCTGTCAATGGTTACATGTATTTTTCTGATGGAAAAAACTTTAAACGGACCGATGGAAATACTATAACAATCGTTAAAGGGGGCTTTGCCACCATAGGTAACCCGGTTTTGGTTGGCTCAACAATCTATTTTTCAGCTGGTCCACAGTATCCTGATATCGAATTGTGGAAGTCTGACGGTACCAATGTCGGCACTGTCCGTGTAAAGGATATCTATCCGGGTGCAAATCAGGGTTCTGAACCCCAGCTCCTGACCAACATCAACGGCACCCTGTTTTTTACGGCCAGAACCTCTGCCGGCGGGCATGACCTATGGAAAAGCAACGGTACAGACGCCGGAACAGTGCTTATCCGGGATATTGACCCTGCGGGCGAAGTTGAATTTGGGCGTATGTTTGCTGTGGGCACTCAGGCGGTTTTTTTAACAGGCTATGAGTCTGACCAGACACTTTGGAAAAGCAACGGAACCAGTGCAGGCACACAAAAAGTGGTGGACTATCCAGTAAGCAATGCAATTGGTATAGGCAAATCCGTATTTTTTAACGGTGTAAGTAACCTTGGCTCCCAGCTATACAAGTCGGATCTTACCGCCGGGGCACAAAGGATTACCGACCTGTTCCCTCCAGGCTCAAATCCGGACGGATTTACAGATTTTAATGGTACACGTTATATGGCGGCAGACAACGGCATAAACGGGCGCGAACTGTGGAAAACTGATGGAACTACTGCGGGCACAGTCCTGATAAAAGATGTAGCGCCCGGCCTGGCCAGCTCAAACCCTGAACAACTGACAAAGGTCAACGGAAATCTGTTTTTCGTAGCCAATGGTGGAGAAATCTGGAAAACTAATGGGAGCAATTCCGGCACTGTTCTTGTGAAGAGCGTAGTATCGGATGCAAGCGACCACATTGAAGGCCTTATTGATGTAAATGGAACACTATATTTCGGTGTAGTATCATCAGACGGGGCACTCAGGCTCTGGAAAAGTGATGGCACAACTGCGGGCACTATACAGGTAACCAGCTTTTCTTCTACGCCATCCTTCAAGCCGGCAGTGCTCAATGGCCAGCTATTTTTCCCGGCCTGGGACGGAACTGACAGTTACGAACTCTGGAAAACGAACGGGACGGCGGCCGGAACTTCAATCATTAAAAATATAGGCGGTGAGGATGGTGTAAATACACTGATACGCTTTGGTGCAACGGCACTCAACGGCTTTCTTTACTATGCGATCGAAAGTGCGGCCGGTTTGCATCTGGTCAGGACAGACGGAACTACGCCCGGAACGGTTATTGTAAAAACGCTGTACAGTATGTCAGATGCCTATGTGGGTGGTTTCAGAAAAGGCGGAGATTTACTGTATTTCAGTGCCTATGAAATTTATGATTCCCAGGAATATCTGTGGAGGACGGATGGAACGTCTGCCGGAACGGTTAAACTTGCCGCATTCGACAGTAACAACGACTCGGGTGATTATATATCCTTCGGGCCTTATGTGGACGGCTTATTTTATTTTGTGCCTTATGACCATGGAAACGGAGGGCAGCTTTGGGTGAGTAACGGGACTACGGCAGGGACACGACTGGTTAAAGATATCAGTACGCAAGCAGGGAACCAAGGAATCAGAAATCTTACGGCAGCCGGCGATATTGTTTACTTCACCGCCTCAGACCAGGCACATGGCAACGAGCTCTGGCAGACAGACGGTTCGGATGCAGGCACCCGTATAGTCCAGGATTTCAGTTTAAACGGAAGCTCCGTTTTTAACAGTGTAAACAACTATAACGGCACGCTGCTTTTGTCCGCAAATAACGGTTCGGCAGGTACAGAATTATATAAATACCAGGCCTTGCCACCAGCAGCATTGCGGATCAACTCGGCAGGTGCATCCTTTGTTGCATCTTCAAACCGCAGCTTTTCAGCCGACCAGTATTTTAGCGGAACCACGCAAATATCCACTGCGGGCAACGGTGATATTCTGGGTACCAATGATGACCAGCTTTATAAAGAACAGCGGTTTGGATCAGCATTTCAATATAATATTCCATTAGCTAACGGGCAGGTGAGCGTTGTGCTTCATTTTGCTGAACTTTTCTGGGGCGTACCCGGAAAGGGAGGCTCAGCCGGAACCGGCAAACGCAGGTTCCATGTCGATGTAGAAGGCAGCAGAAAACTGACCAATTATGATATTTTCACTACTGCGGGCGGGGCCATGCGTGCCAAAACAGAAACTTTTACAGTGAATGTGACAGATGGCGTGTTAAATATTAACTTTCTGACCGGTGCAGCTGACAAACCTATTATTGCCGCAATTGAAGTTGTGCCTACGCAGGTAATTTTAGGGCCGCTTGCCGATGCCACGGTACGTAATACGCCCAATAATGATACCAACTACGGCACGGCTGCAACCCTGGAAATCAAATCAGGTAGCCTGCCCAGTTATGAGCGGAATATTTATCTGAAATTCTCGCTGGAAGGCATCAGCCAGGTAGGGACAGCCAAACTACGGATGTATGGTTCCAATGTGCAAAGCAGCAGCAATGTCAGTCTGGCCGCTTATGGTGTACCCAGGGATGGATGGGCTGAAACCGATATTAACTGGTCGAATGCTCCGATCGCCCCGGGAGAGCCGCTGGGCTCAGTAAATGTTAACAATTCGGCTAAGTACTACGAAATCGATGTGACAGCTTTTGTAAAATCCCAGCTGGCAGAGGACAAAATAGTCGGTTTATTTATAACCAACCCGGCTAATCAAAACAGCCAGCTGACTTTCAACAGCCGCGAAAATGCAGCTAACCCGCCGCAGCTGATCATTAATGCTGTGTCACCTCCGGCTGCCAGGACAGGAGCAGAAGAAAACCTTGTCGAAATATTACCAAAGAAAGAGACAGAAACCGAATTCGCAGCATCCGCCATTTACCCTAATCCTGCCGGGAAACACTTCACAGTTCATTTGTCGGGCAAACATAAAGGAGAGGTAGATTTGCAGATGATCAACCTGACAGGAAATATTTTCCAGCTACAAACGAAACCTGCCAATACCAATTCGAACGTTGATGTAGATGTCTCCTCCATGCAATTATCAAAAGGAATGTATATCATGAAAGTCCAGTCCAAAACATTTACGGAGACCATTAAAGTGCTGCTGACAGAGTAGTTAAACAGGAATTAAACAGCTTTCCTTTTAAAGTACCTTTATTTTGAAAGGAAAGCTGTTATTTTAATTCATTCATGAAAGGTTCTGTTATGGATAAGCCAATGCTTAAAAATGCATTTGCATTGATCATAACAAACCACTCTATAGCCTTTGACGTTGTAATCCAGTTTTACATCAGGCAGCAAACCAACGCAGCCATTATAGTGGCAGGAGCTATCAGCCATTTTATTATTTACCTCCTTTAACAACTGCTTAGGGCATACAAAAAAATTTTGTGCCCCTTTTCAAGCCTTTTTATTTTTTATACAATTGCTTCGATGGAATCCCCCTGTACAAGCTACTAATTATGCATTGCTTAATTACGCAATATCTGCAATGAGGGGTTGATAACAATCATATCATTTTTTCATTTTACCTATTTCCATGAAAACAAACATAATCAGGTACTGGCAAGCCAGGACCGATAAAGTCCGACATTGCAGTGAAACAGTTTTTCGCCGACCAGGCGTTTATTTCCGCAGATTTTCATTTCCCCTGGTACTTTCTTGCTTTTTTCTGATGATCGTAGTTCATGGTCGCGGTCAGGGAAGTACGGATTCTCCGCCTGTGAGGAATCAATTCACAATTGGGCTGGGAGCCAGCTATATTAAGACGCTTGATCTTCTTTATTCGCCTATAATGTATAAATCGTTAAGAACCGACTTGCATCTGGGCTATTTATCCAAGTCAAAAAACGGAGTTTTCTCTACTGATCTCAATGTTTTTTTAGGGGCGTTAAAACCTAATTCCGGTGGTGCCGTCATCGTATATGCCAGCGAAACAGCAATAGACGGCGTTGAAACTACCGAAGATATGAGACTTGAAATGAGTCAGATAGGTTTCAACCTGCAACTGGGCTATTTACATAAACTGCAGAAATTACAAAGTCCATCCAAAGCATTTTACCTGGGAGCAAGTCTGGAAGAAAGTTTAACCTACACACCGGGATTTGTTAATGTCGGCGTAATCAATTATGGATCAGTAAATGCCAGAGCGAGATTTGAATATTTGCTAAAAAATGGTAAACCGGTCATTTTTGACATAACATTTCCTCTTGTGTCGGTAGTCACCCGGCTTCCCTATAACCAGTCCCCAGGGGAACCGGGCCAGTCGGGCCTGGGAGCATTTTTTACGGGCAACAACCAGGTTGAAACGCTCAATCACTTTCAAAATGCCCGGTTTTCAATCCAATACCCGTTTTTGATAAAAAAGCGCAGCGCTTTCAATATCAGGTATGAAGCCAGTTGGATGCATTACTACAACCCAAGGCACCTGACCCAGGCAGGCAATCAATTATCTCTTGGTTTCACTTTTTAATACAACTCTAATGAAAAAGCACATAATGATACATGCAGCCATTTTAATGGCAGTACTTTTTTCTTTCTCCTGCTGTCAGGAACTGATGGTTGGACCAGATGTCCAAAATTCGAATGAAAGCAATTTCCAGCAAATGTGGGAAAAATTTGACAGCCATTACGGCTTGTTCCTGGTTAAGAACATTGACTGGAACGAGGTGTATGCCAAACACCTACCCATGGCCAAAGCTGCCAGAACCGAGGCGGAATTGTTTGCTATCCTATCCTCTGCCGTGCATACTTTAGATGACAAACATATTAACATTTATACGAACAGTCCGCAGCTGACAGATTACAACAGCGGGGAAAATGGACATATACCAGCGCAGGTAGATTTTGATTTTCAGGCGGTCCGGGAAAACTACCTGACTGAGTACCATCAGCAAACAGAGGATTTCGGTTATGGCATGTTAACGTCAGAGATTGGTTATATATATGCCGGAGCGTTTAAGGACAAGCTTTCTGTTTTTGAAAAAGGTATGGACAATGCCCTCAATGCCTTGTCTTCCACCAAAGGAATCATATTTGATATCAGGGATCATACAGGTGGTTCTGATCAGGTGAGTCAGTACATAGCTGGCAGATTCGCCAGTTCAAAGAAATTGTTTATGACCTCAAAAAAAGAAATGGTCCACGTCACGACCAGTTTGGAGCCGTTTCAAACTGGTATGTAGAGCCTTCTGGCAAGACACAATATACAAAACCGGTAATCCTTCTGACCACATCCACTACGATAAGTGCCGCAGAAACCTTCACATTTGCCATGAGGGAAAATGACAATGTGCTTCACATGGGAACTAAGACCGCAGTCGCATTTTCAGATGTGATCGCCCATCAATTACCTAACGGCTGGATTATTACAGTGGGTGTAGGTGACTACCGCGGCTCAGATGGTAAAAGCTACGAAGGAATTGGGATTACGCCGAAAATTATCATTGCAAACAAAAAGTCAGACGTATTGGCAGGGGTCGATAAGGCACTCGAAATGGCCAGTGAAATGCTCAAATAAAAATTTAGGCGGGGAATATTGAGTCTGAGATTAACTATTTGGCATTACATAACTTTCCTGATAGATATGCTTGTTTGAATTTGTCAAATTTATTACAATTTAAATTATCCCTATTTGTCCGTCAATTCAGTAATTGAGCATTCCAAAAAAATCTTTACTATGAAGCCCGGCATTCTGCGCAGCCTTTCGTTGAAGTAAAATCTGCGGCTGCTGATGATCGGAAAACCGAATAAACCTGCCCGTTCACCTTTTGTGCACCTAAAATTGATCTGGGTAAACCTTTTGTATACTTATTACAATTGCTACCGGTTTTCATCTCCCCTACGTTTGTATCGCCTTCTTCACCATGTTTATTTCATGGAAAGGCTTAAAAAAACTATCCATTTTTTATTATCTTTTTTATCTATTATCATGAGACATCTTTTTTTGATTTGTATTTTCCTTGCCCTGACAAGTATGTTATCTGGTTGTAATGACAAGACGGCACCGCTACCGATTAGTGGCTCACAACAGCTGGCTGCCACACAAAATATAGCCGCCAGAACTAGTACGGCACATCTGACCGGCATTGAAGTCAATGCTCCTTATAAGTGGAAACTGGTTAAAACAGGGACTATAAATAAGGGCCAGAGCCTGGTGCTTCAAAGTCCGTTTCAAATCGGCGATTATGAGGTCAGGCATATGCGCTTCAATTGTTATGGAGCAACGCTTTCCTCGCTGGAACCACTTCAAGGCACCTCCTTTCTCAATTTGGGTGTAGTCAGTAAAAACGGCATTACACTTGAATACCTGAAGAACTATCCTTACATAACCGATAAAATATTTACCTCGCCGAAACCTGATGCTTTTTGGCCATTACATCTCTACAAGAATTCAATAATTGCTTGTAAGTCATTTAATAATGAAAATTTCCTGTTTCATGTAAAAAATATAAGACCCAACTCTAATATAGAATTTGATCTATATCAGGCCGTTAAACTAACCCTTTTAAATTAAACATGCCTCCGGGAGAATTCGCAAGCTACGCAGCCAGATATTGAATGGCCCTTGCCTTTGAATCAGAACCGCAACAGCCCGAATTCTCCAAAATGATAGCTAGTTACCAATAGATCTTTCCCATTGAACAAATAATTTCCTGATAGCTGGATTATATTTTCTCACAAAACCCTTTATTCCAAAAAATGTCCTGTTGTTTTTATTAACCGCATATCAATGGAATTTAGAATAAAAAGTAAAGACTTCCCTAACATAGCTGGCAATGAGTTGAGCATAAAAGTTAAGTTTTAGGCTTACAAGCGCGGTATTCCGGACAATCAAAATTTAAAAATAGGCGTAAAGCTATTTTTAAAGCATACACTTCGCACACATTTAAAAAACCGGGGGATATATCCTGCCGATGGCCGAATAACCATTGCCCAAAAGAATTTCAGGTTTTTTTTCATAGTTGGACATAGATACCTGTGTAGAAAACACCTTTGAAAAGTCAGTTGATTCCGGTTTGATCAGGGATATGATTAAAAAAGGCGGCCAGATTTGATATGAAGTTGGCTCAACCCTACATACTAGAGATTATGCTAGCTGGCTATCTGTGTATTATATCCATGGTCAATTGAATTATAATAAAAACATTCCGGGGCGGACAGGATTTGAAGTATTTCTTGATTTCAATCAATTTTTTTGTGGCATTTCCTGCGTTCCTTTGCAATTAAGCTAATCATTATATATGATTAGAGAATCAGGATGCATATAATGGCATTGATCCATAAGCCCTCCGGCTTACTTCTCATGCAAACATTATTTGAATAATAAATACGTCCTGGAGAAAATGCCAACAGGCACCATTCAGGAATCCAAAACCTTTTAACATGATCATAAAAACAAGCAGGGCCCTGATCCATAAAGTTTGATTTCAAAACTGGCAGAATAGGGCATATAATTAAATATCGTTACCTAAAATTCAATCGAAAATTTGACGCATTAGAAAGAGCCCTCCTTTATCAACCAGTATAAGAATTGTACTCAATGTTAAACCTATATATTAATAGATCACCCTTTTTATGAAAAAAATCTCCTTTCTTATCGTTTTTGGTTTTAGTCTGTTTGTTACAAGTTCCCTTTCTGCACAGCAATTGTTCCTAAAAGCTGGTACACTTACCCAACAAGGCAGTATTTATAAAGGCTTTGAAAATTATGTGCAAATTTCAGGTGTGCAGTATGGCGTGGAAGCCCTGACTTCCTACAAATCAACTGGTGCGGCGGTTGGCAAGGCAAACTTTGGTGAAATTGTCATAACTAAAAACGTTGACATTTTGACAAATGAACTATTAAGAAGTATTTCAAAAGGTACATTGTATGCACTTATGGAAATCGTTTCCACCAAAAATACTGCTGACGGGCAGAAAGTGTCTCACAAAATTGAGCTGAAGAATGTTTATGTGACGAATGTATCAAATTCCGCGGTTGAAGGATGCCCGGACGATTGTGCAGGCCTTGAAGAAAGCGTCAAATTTGTATATAAATCAATAAGAATTACGACTTATTCGACAAACGTGAAGACGGGTGTCCTGACGGCAAACCTAAATCCTTTCGTTTTCGATGTGACGACGATGAGCTCCACGTTTTGATTGGTTTAACCTTTAAACAAATCAAATATGAAACTCGTTTTTTACTCTATAGTTTGTATACTGTTTGTCAACACGCTTAAGGCGCAATCTTTTGTACTCAAGACGAAGACGCAGTTGGCTGCTGAAATTATTGTAGCTAAAACTAAGGCAGACTTTTTCAAGGCACGGTCGTTAAAACTGACCCCACGGAGCATTGAACGTCGTTCATTCTTGCCATGTGCTCAGACTGCATCCCCAGTTAAATCATTAACTTTCTCAGGTGAACGTATAGACGATGCCCATGTGGCGCTTTTCTGGGAAACCAGTCAGCTGGTCAATAACGATTATTTTCAGGTCGAGCGCACACTTAATCTTAATTCGGGATTTGATCCGGTAGCAACAGGAAAACTTTCTGAAAACTTAACATCGACAGGAAAATACGGCCTATCTGACCCAAACCGCAATACAGGTTATACTTATTACCGTTTCAAACAGGTCGATACCGATGGCGGCTTCCGGTACAGCTCTGTCATTGCAATAAAAGGAATATCGGTACCCTTGGGTATAATCCCGTATCCAAATCCCGGTCAGGGCAAAAACATTGCTTTCATTATCAATGGTTTGTTCGCAGCTCAGGCAATTAATATAGCCATTTATGATAATCGCGGTAAAATTGTCTATCAGGATAAAAGTTTTCCGGTCTCGCCAGAGATGCAGAAGATAAAAATAGATCTGCCAAATTTGGCTCTCGGGAAATATAGCATTAAAATCAAATCCGGGGATGATGATGCTTCAAATTCATTTATTATTATCCCATGATGACGCCCCGGAAATATTCATATTGGAAGGTTAATTAATATTCGGTATAGGTAAAAAGGTCTGTTTGATTTAAAATATCATTCAGACCTTTAAATGGTCACCCGGCATTATCTACTTTCCCCAAAGTCGTGTTATAAGGATTTTATTTCTAATATAGATTGTAAAAAGTAATATGTAAAAAGATATTTTGATTCTGTTTTGTAATTTTTGAATCGCTGCATCGGGCATTAACGGAGCATTTTTTTGGCACTGAAATTACCATTACATTTACTAATGGATACTTCACTGCTGATCAGCAAATTTCTCGAAATACAAAATTTTTCTCCACCTGACCTACAAAAACTGATCCCCTATTTTGAAGAAAAAATCGTTAAAAAAAATGAGTTTGTATTTCAGGCAGGAGATGTAGTCCAAAACACTTTCTTCGTTCATAAAGGCATTCTTCGTCAGTATTATGTTACACCCGAAAACAAGGAGCGGACTGTCTACTTCGCCCAGGAAGGGAAGTTTGCCGGAGAAATCATGAGTTTTTTGTATCAAATCCCATCGGAATTTCACTTTCAGGCTCTGGAAGATTCGGTGATACTGTGTTTGAACCGTCAAAAATGGGAAGCTGCCTTTACATCCATTCCTGCACTGGCCTTACATCAATTGAAATTACATGCCCGGTTCATTTACGATTTAAAACAGGAAATATCAAGCACCGGCAAAGAAACGCCAGATGTGAAGTATACAAGGTTGCTACGGGAAAATCCTGCTTTGTTTCAAAGGATCCCGCTCTTTCATATTGCAGCGTATCTGGGAGTAACGCCGGAAACTGTCAGCCGGATCAGAAAAAGAAATATGCATCTTTAAGTATTTATTGATCTGAATCAAGTAATTTCTCAAGCACTGTTGGTTTCTTTACTCCTATAACGTGTATAGTAGTTTTCGCTGGCTTAATGGCAGATTAATATTTTGTTGTTTGACGATGAGTACACCTTTAAGCAAGTTAACTAAGGAGTATAATTAATTATAATAAACCAGTAAAATCCATTAAGGATCCGTCGATTTAAATTACTCTTTTATTGTCTGTTACCAGATATTAATGATTTTACCTAAACCCAAATAACCTGCAATGACCCTGGAAGAAAACAAAAAATTCATGGATGACTTTATCGAGGAAGTAATCAATAAGAAAAATTTAAATGCGGCCAATAATCTTGTATGGGAAGATTTTATTGAACATCTCCCATTTCCCGGACAGGGACCTGGTAGAGAAGGACTGAAATTTGCACTGAATTCAATGTTTACCGGATTTCCTGATATGCATTGGACAGTGAATGAACAAATAGCAGAAGGCGAAAAGGTTGTAACCAGATTTACCTGGACAGGAACG from Dyadobacter sp. NIV53 carries:
- a CDS encoding ester cyclase; the protein is MTLEENKKFMDDFIEEVINKKNLNAANNLVWEDFIEHLPFPGQGPGREGLKFALNSMFTGFPDMHWTVNEQIAEGEKVVTRFTWTGTQKGEFMGIPPTNRQVEVWGVVIDVVRGKLFSESRIIMDTVGLLQQLGVMPGPKGD
- a CDS encoding Crp/Fnr family transcriptional regulator, translating into MDTSLLISKFLEIQNFSPPDLQKLIPYFEEKIVKKNEFVFQAGDVVQNTFFVHKGILRQYYVTPENKERTVYFAQEGKFAGEIMSFLYQIPSEFHFQALEDSVILCLNRQKWEAAFTSIPALALHQLKLHARFIYDLKQEISSTGKETPDVKYTRLLRENPALFQRIPLFHIAAYLGVTPETVSRIRKRNMHL